The Phoenix dactylifera cultivar Barhee BC4 chromosome 9, palm_55x_up_171113_PBpolish2nd_filt_p, whole genome shotgun sequence genome window below encodes:
- the LOC103701841 gene encoding stigma-specific STIG1-like protein 1: MAVAATLASAATPNEEEERLTTASSFDEPLSSDDGSPSVRGIMSRLHAGQYNPGAPMTCDKHPRICRAPGSPGPDCCRKKCVNVDWDRLNCGRCGKCCKYGQTCCSGRCVNVMNDPKNCGACNNKCKKGGVCKYGMCDYA, encoded by the exons ATGGCCGTGGCCGCCACTCTTGCCTCGGCAGCAACTCCTAATGAAGAGGAGGAACGCTTAACCACTGCATCATCTTTCGATGAACCCCTCTCTTCCGATGATGGTTCTCCGTCAGTAAGGGGGATCATGAGCCGTTTGCACGCCGGCCAATACAATCCGGGAGCCCCCATGACTTGCGATAAACATCCCAGGATATGCCGTGCCCCCGGAAGCCCTGGCCCGGATTGCTGCAGGAAGAAATGCGTGAACGTGGACTGGGACAGGCTCAACTGCGGGCGGTGCGGCAAGTGTTGCAAATACGGGCAGAC ATGCTGCAGTGGCCGATGCGTCAACGTGATGAACGACCCCAAGAACTGCGGGGCATGCAACAACAAGTGCAAAAAAGGTGGTGTCTGCAAATACGGGATGTGCGACTACGCATAG
- the LOC103701826 gene encoding protein STIG1-like, translating to MAVAATLASAATPNEEEERLTTASSFDEPLSSDDGSPSVRGIMSRLHAGQYNPGAPMTCDKHPRICRAPGSPGPDCCRKKCVNVDWDRLNCGRCGKCCRYGQTCCRGRCVNVMNDPKNCGHCGKCCSYGHTCCSGRCVNVMNDPKNCGACNNKCKKGGVCKYGMCDYA from the coding sequence ATGGCCGTGGCCGCCACTCTTGCCTCGGCAGCAACTCCTAATGAAGAGGAGGAACGCTTAACCACTGCATCATCTTTCGATGAACCCCTCTCTTCCGATGATGGTTCTCCGTCGGTAAGGGGGATCATGAGCCGTTTGCACGCCGGCCAATACAATCCGGGAGCCCCCATGACTTGCGATAAACATCCCAGGATATGCCGTGCCCCCGGAAGCCCTGGACCAGATTGCTGCAGGAAGAAATGTGTGAACGTGGACTGGGACAGGCTCAACTGCGGGCGGTGCGGCAAGTGTTGCAGATACGGGCAGACATGCTGCAGAGGCCGATGCGTCAACGTGATGAACGACCCCAAGAACTGCGGGCACTGCGGCAAGTGTTGCAGCTACGGACATACATGCTGCAGTGGCCGATGCGTCAACGTGATGAACGACCCCAAGAACTGCGGGGCATGCAACAACAAGTGCAAGAAAGGTGGTGTCTGCAAATACGGGATGTGCGACTACGCATAG
- the LOC103701833 gene encoding stigma-specific STIG1-like protein 1, which translates to MARFFFIMALAMAFATSLAFATTSINEEQPTMAPSSDEVFSEDESSPVTGTSRFLAQYKPRATMTCDRFPRICRAKGSSGPDCCKKKCVNVMKDNLNCGQCGLRCRYGTTCCSGRCVNVMFDPQNCGGCKNRCKKGSFCSHGMCNYA; encoded by the coding sequence ATGgcaaggttcttcttcattaTGGCATTAGCCATGGCTTTCGCCACCTCTCTCGCCTTTGCAACCACAAGTATAAATGAAGAGCAACCAACCATGGCACCATCTTCCGACGAAGTCTTTTCAGAAGATGAATCATCTCCGGTTACAGGAACGAGCCGTTTCCTCGCCCAGTATAAACCCAGAGCCACCATGACATGCGATAGGTTCCCCAGGATTTGCCGTGCTAAGGGAAGCTCCGGCCCAGACTGCTGCAAGAAGAAGTGTGTGAACGTGATGAAGGACAACCTCAACTGCGGGCAATGTGGGTTAAGGTGCCGATATGGGACGACATGCTGCAGCGGCAGATGCGTCAACGTGATGTTCGATCCCCAGAACTGTGGGGGCTGCAAGAACAGGTGTAAGAAGGGAAGCTTCTGCTCACATGGGATGTGCAACTATGCTTGA
- the LOC120112010 gene encoding protein STIG1-like gives MAVAATLASAATPNEEEERLTTASSFDEPLSSDDGSPSARGIMSRLHAGQYNPGAPMTCDKHPRICRAPGSPGPDCCRKKCVNVDWDRLNCGRCGKCCRYGQTCCRGRCVNVMNDPKNCGHCGKCCSYGHTCCSGRCVNVMNDPKNCGACNNKCKKGGVCKYGMCDYA, from the coding sequence ATGGCCGTGGCCGCCACTCTTGCCTCGGCAGCAACTCCTAATGAAGAGGAGGAACGCTTAACCACTGCATCATCTTTCGATGAACCCCTCTCTTCCGATGATGGTTCTCCGTCGGCAAGGGGGATCATGAGCCGTTTGCACGCCGGCCAATACAATCCGGGAGCCCCCATGACTTGCGATAAACATCCCAGGATATGCCGTGCCCCCGGAAGCCCTGGCCCGGATTGCTGCAGGAAGAAATGTGTGAACGTGGACTGGGACAGGCTCAACTGCGGGCGGTGCGGCAAGTGTTGCAGATACGGGCAGACATGCTGCAGAGGCCGATGCGTCAACGTGATGAACGACCCCAAGAACTGCGGGCACTGCGGCAAGTGTTGCAGCTACGGACATACATGCTGCAGTGGCCGATGCGTCAACGTGATGAACGACCCCAAGAACTGCGGGGCATGCAACAACAAGTGCAAGAAAGGTGGTGTCTGCAAATACGGGATGTGCGACTACGCATAG
- the LOC103701817 gene encoding putative zinc finger protein CONSTANS-LIKE 11 isoform X2 translates to MEPLCEFCGAQRALVYCKSDAARLCLPCDGFVHSANALSRRHLRALICDRCVSQPAVVRCLDDRLSLCQDCDWGGPDCPGPGHRHWRHPVNCYSGCPSLPELSRMWSSVLDLPPPKAQAGGPGMVAIDENSASTCWEPGEDASSVGLSMAGTLGGLKPCAKFDPWMASSMVPEIGSMMPCGGEQQGLFHKESNVPKLGCPPFRDLGICDEDELCEGFGTGDGGFTNDNNEMFGCPQNLPRYPFQEAGSNGFLTEKNSSVADSNGHIDLAVKVSSSVQHDCMTLQSSQIVGPAGALQALNSNPDQLLLNLHGNINDSLYFPSGNVCPNISLSLSNLTGESSAADYQDCGVSPMFLTGESPWNSNLETGRPHARNEAKMRYNEKKKSRLFGKQIRYASRKVRADTRKRVKGTWLRSCRDENRAVFR, encoded by the exons ATGGAGCCGCTGTGCGAGTTCTGTGGGGCCCAGCGGGCCCTCGTCTATTGTAAGTCCGACGCCGCCCGCCTCTGCCTTCCCTGCGACGGCTTCGTCCACTCCGCTAACGCCCTCTCCCGCCGCCACCTCCGCGCCCTCATCTGCGACCGCTGCGTCTCCCAGCCCGCTGTCGTCCGCTGCCTCGACGACCGCCTATCCCTCTGCCAGGACTGCGACTGGGGTGGCCCCGACTGCCCGGGCCCCGGCCACCGCCACTGGCGCCACCCCGTGAACTGCTACTCCGGATGCCCCTCTCTGCCCGAGCTCTCCCGGATGTGGTCCTCCGTGCTGGACCTCCCGCCGCCAAAGGCTCAGGCCGGCGGGCCCGGGATGGTCGCCATCGACGAGAACAGCGCGAGCACCTGCTGGGAGCCCGGGGAGGACGCGAGCTCGGTTGGGTTGTCTATGGCCGGGACGTTGGGTGGTCTGAAGCCCTGCGCTAAGTTCGACCCCTGGATGGCTTCTTCTATGGTGCCGGAGATCGGCTCCATGATGCCGTGCGGCGGGGAGCAACAGGGCCTCTTTCATAAGGAATCCAACGTTCCCAAG CTTGGTTGTCCTCCTTTCAGAGATCTTGGGATATGTGATGAGGATGAGCTTTGTGAAGGCTTTGGAACTGGGGATGGTGGCTTCACCAATGACAATAATGAGATGTTTGGCTGTCCGCAGAATCTTCCTAGATACCCATTTCAAGAGGCAGGATCAAATGGATTTTTAACAGAGAAGAACTCTTCAGTTGCAGATTCAAATGGTCACATTGACCTTGCTGTAAAG GTATCTTCCTCAGTACAACATGACTGCATGACACTTCAGTCTTCGCAGATAGTTGGGCCAGCTGGTGCTCTGCAGGCACTGAACAGCAATCCAGATCAACTATTATTGAATCTTCATGGCAACATAAATGACAGTCTATATTTCCCTTCTGGAAATGTCTGTCCAAATATATCTCTTTCACTGTCGAACCTAACTGGTGAAAGTAGCGCTGCTGATTACCAAGACTGTGGAGTGTCACCAATGTTTCTCACAGGTGAATCACCATGGAATTCAAATCTTGAAACTGGTCGTCCACACGCAAGGAATGAAGCAAAAATGAGATAtaatgagaaaaagaaaagccgaCT GTTTGGGAAACAAATTAGGTATGCTTCACGCAAGGTCCGAGCAGATACTAGAAAGCGTGTGAAAG GTACTTGGCTCAG AAGCTGTAGAGATGAGAATCGAGCAGTATTCAGATGA
- the LOC103701817 gene encoding putative zinc finger protein CONSTANS-LIKE 11 isoform X1: MEPLCEFCGAQRALVYCKSDAARLCLPCDGFVHSANALSRRHLRALICDRCVSQPAVVRCLDDRLSLCQDCDWGGPDCPGPGHRHWRHPVNCYSGCPSLPELSRMWSSVLDLPPPKAQAGGPGMVAIDENSASTCWEPGEDASSVGLSMAGTLGGLKPCAKFDPWMASSMVPEIGSMMPCGGEQQGLFHKESNVPKLGCPPFRDLGICDEDELCEGFGTGDGGFTNDNNEMFGCPQNLPRYPFQEAGSNGFLTEKNSSVADSNGHIDLAVKVSSSVQHDCMTLQSSQIVGPAGALQALNSNPDQLLLNLHGNINDSLYFPSGNVCPNISLSLSNLTGESSAADYQDCGVSPMFLTGESPWNSNLETGRPHARNEAKMRYNEKKKSRLFGKQIRYASRKVRADTRKRVKGRFVKAGEACDYDPVLARSN, translated from the exons ATGGAGCCGCTGTGCGAGTTCTGTGGGGCCCAGCGGGCCCTCGTCTATTGTAAGTCCGACGCCGCCCGCCTCTGCCTTCCCTGCGACGGCTTCGTCCACTCCGCTAACGCCCTCTCCCGCCGCCACCTCCGCGCCCTCATCTGCGACCGCTGCGTCTCCCAGCCCGCTGTCGTCCGCTGCCTCGACGACCGCCTATCCCTCTGCCAGGACTGCGACTGGGGTGGCCCCGACTGCCCGGGCCCCGGCCACCGCCACTGGCGCCACCCCGTGAACTGCTACTCCGGATGCCCCTCTCTGCCCGAGCTCTCCCGGATGTGGTCCTCCGTGCTGGACCTCCCGCCGCCAAAGGCTCAGGCCGGCGGGCCCGGGATGGTCGCCATCGACGAGAACAGCGCGAGCACCTGCTGGGAGCCCGGGGAGGACGCGAGCTCGGTTGGGTTGTCTATGGCCGGGACGTTGGGTGGTCTGAAGCCCTGCGCTAAGTTCGACCCCTGGATGGCTTCTTCTATGGTGCCGGAGATCGGCTCCATGATGCCGTGCGGCGGGGAGCAACAGGGCCTCTTTCATAAGGAATCCAACGTTCCCAAG CTTGGTTGTCCTCCTTTCAGAGATCTTGGGATATGTGATGAGGATGAGCTTTGTGAAGGCTTTGGAACTGGGGATGGTGGCTTCACCAATGACAATAATGAGATGTTTGGCTGTCCGCAGAATCTTCCTAGATACCCATTTCAAGAGGCAGGATCAAATGGATTTTTAACAGAGAAGAACTCTTCAGTTGCAGATTCAAATGGTCACATTGACCTTGCTGTAAAG GTATCTTCCTCAGTACAACATGACTGCATGACACTTCAGTCTTCGCAGATAGTTGGGCCAGCTGGTGCTCTGCAGGCACTGAACAGCAATCCAGATCAACTATTATTGAATCTTCATGGCAACATAAATGACAGTCTATATTTCCCTTCTGGAAATGTCTGTCCAAATATATCTCTTTCACTGTCGAACCTAACTGGTGAAAGTAGCGCTGCTGATTACCAAGACTGTGGAGTGTCACCAATGTTTCTCACAGGTGAATCACCATGGAATTCAAATCTTGAAACTGGTCGTCCACACGCAAGGAATGAAGCAAAAATGAGATAtaatgagaaaaagaaaagccgaCT GTTTGGGAAACAAATTAGGTATGCTTCACGCAAGGTCCGAGCAGATACTAGAAAGCGTGTGAAAGGTAGGTTTGTAAAGGCTGGTGAGGCTTGTGACTACGACCCTGTTTTGGCAAGaagcaattga
- the LOC103701817 gene encoding putative zinc finger protein CONSTANS-LIKE 11 isoform X3 → MEPLCEFCGAQRALVYCKSDAARLCLPCDGFVHSANALSRRHLRALICDRCVSQPAVVRCLDDRLSLCQDCDWGGPDCPGPGHRHWRHPVNCYSGCPSLPELSRMWSSVLDLPPPKAQAGGPGMVAIDENSASTCWEPGEDASSVGLSMAGTLGGLKPCAKFDPWMASSMVPEIGSMMPCGGEQQGLFHKESNVPKLGCPPFRDLGICDEDELCEGFGTGDGGFTNDNNEMFGCPQNLPRYPFQEAGSNGFLTEKNSSVADSNGHIDLAVKVSSSVQHDCMTLQSSQIVGPAGALQALNSNPDQLLLNLHGNINDSLYFPSGNVCPNISLSLSNLTGESSAADYQDCGVSPMFLTGLGNKLGMLHARSEQILESV, encoded by the exons ATGGAGCCGCTGTGCGAGTTCTGTGGGGCCCAGCGGGCCCTCGTCTATTGTAAGTCCGACGCCGCCCGCCTCTGCCTTCCCTGCGACGGCTTCGTCCACTCCGCTAACGCCCTCTCCCGCCGCCACCTCCGCGCCCTCATCTGCGACCGCTGCGTCTCCCAGCCCGCTGTCGTCCGCTGCCTCGACGACCGCCTATCCCTCTGCCAGGACTGCGACTGGGGTGGCCCCGACTGCCCGGGCCCCGGCCACCGCCACTGGCGCCACCCCGTGAACTGCTACTCCGGATGCCCCTCTCTGCCCGAGCTCTCCCGGATGTGGTCCTCCGTGCTGGACCTCCCGCCGCCAAAGGCTCAGGCCGGCGGGCCCGGGATGGTCGCCATCGACGAGAACAGCGCGAGCACCTGCTGGGAGCCCGGGGAGGACGCGAGCTCGGTTGGGTTGTCTATGGCCGGGACGTTGGGTGGTCTGAAGCCCTGCGCTAAGTTCGACCCCTGGATGGCTTCTTCTATGGTGCCGGAGATCGGCTCCATGATGCCGTGCGGCGGGGAGCAACAGGGCCTCTTTCATAAGGAATCCAACGTTCCCAAG CTTGGTTGTCCTCCTTTCAGAGATCTTGGGATATGTGATGAGGATGAGCTTTGTGAAGGCTTTGGAACTGGGGATGGTGGCTTCACCAATGACAATAATGAGATGTTTGGCTGTCCGCAGAATCTTCCTAGATACCCATTTCAAGAGGCAGGATCAAATGGATTTTTAACAGAGAAGAACTCTTCAGTTGCAGATTCAAATGGTCACATTGACCTTGCTGTAAAG GTATCTTCCTCAGTACAACATGACTGCATGACACTTCAGTCTTCGCAGATAGTTGGGCCAGCTGGTGCTCTGCAGGCACTGAACAGCAATCCAGATCAACTATTATTGAATCTTCATGGCAACATAAATGACAGTCTATATTTCCCTTCTGGAAATGTCTGTCCAAATATATCTCTTTCACTGTCGAACCTAACTGGTGAAAGTAGCGCTGCTGATTACCAAGACTGTGGAGTGTCACCAATGTTTCTCACAG GTTTGGGAAACAAATTAGGTATGCTTCACGCAAGGTCCGAGCAGATACTAGAAAGCGTGTGA